The sequence CGGCCATCGTCGTCGACGGCAACCGGGCGTTCGAGTCGTTCTCCCGGAGCATCTCGCTCGTCCGATCGAACCTCCGCTCGGTCGTCGGCTACTCGCTGCTCTGGATCGGCATCTCCCTCGTCGCGTTCGCACCGGTGATGGGCCTCGAGTTCGTGTTCATCGACCCCGAACTCGCCGCAGCCGGTGAGCAGACCGCCACTCGAGCCGCCATCACCGGACTCGCAGTGGTTCTGACCGGCATCCTCTACTCGTACCTGTACGCCGTCCACACGTCCTACTACACGCGACTCGGCTCGAGAACCGACGCGCCAGACGCCGAGTCCGTGGGTGCCTAGTGGCGGTCCAACCCTGAACTGATGGGTGAAACCGAACGCGGGTGCCCGGTTTCACTCGTCAGTCGACGCCTGGAACGGTACTGGTGCGAGCTGAGCCGTCAGTGAAACGTCACTGGCGCTCGAACCGGTGTAACACGACCTCGCTATCGTCGTCCCACTCGAAGTTGTCGTGAGCGCGCTCGAGCAGACCGCGATAGGCCTCGAGGTCGGGCATCCCCTCCTTCTGGGCGTCCTCGTCGGTGAGGTCGCCGAGGGTACGGTCGGTGACCTCGACGACCTCGAACGCCGTGCCGTCGATTGCGAATGTGTCGCCCTCGTCGGCGTACTGCTGGCCGCGGTGGATCTGGGTGACCTCGCCCTCGAGTGCCTGTTGTTCCATGCGGTCGTTCGGAAGCAGGGTGCCGGAGTCGAGTTCGCTCATAGTCGGCTGTACGGAGGCGCGGGTAAAGTGGTTCTGCCTTACGACGTGCTGGGGTACTGCCGTACGGGGTGCTGGGATGGCGTGTACGAACCGTACGCGCGAGTACTCGCCGGGTTTCGTGGACTGCGCCGTAGATCCCGATCGAGAGAACGGAAGGGAAGATTCTTCCGACTGCCCGCCGGATGAGGAGACATGAGTCAGTTTACGGTTACCGGTCGGTTCAACACTCGAGACGACCACGCCGCACTCGGGACGACGATCGATGCCGAAAACGAGGAGGTCGCAGCACAATGAGCCAGCAACAACTCCAGCAGCTCTCCCAGGAACTTCAGGAGATCGACCAGCAGATTCAGGCACTCCAGACAGACGTCGAGAACGTTCAGGACGAGAAGTCGAACGTCGACGAGGCCATCGACGCCCTCGACCAGCTCGAGACCGAGTCGACGGTGCAGGTGCCGATCGGCGGCGGCGCGTACCTTCGAGCGACCATCCAGGACATCGACGAAGTGATCGTCGACCTCGGTGCCGACTACGCCGCCGAACTCGAGGAAGACGACGCCGTCTCCGCACTCGAGAGCAAGAAGGAGAATCTGGACGAGCGCGTCAGCGAACTCAACTCCGAGATCGCCGAACTCCAGACCGAGCAGGAAGAACTCGAGCAGCAGGCCCAGCAACTCCAGCAACAGGCGATGCAACAGCAGCTGCAGGGTCTCGGCGGCCAGGGCGAAGGCCAGGGCCAGCAGGACGACGAGTAAGCCGCGAGACGCATGTTCGACAACCTGAAGAAGAAACTCGGAAGCTTCCGCAAGGACGCCGAGGAGGCGGCTGCAGAGAACGTCGAGGAAGTCGACGACGACGAACTCGACGAGGTCGAGGCCGCAGACGCCGCCGACGAAGCACTCGAGGCCGGTGACGGCGAAGCCGAGGCTCTCGAGGGCGACGCCGCCGACACACAGGCGGCAGCCGTCGACGAAACCGGGAGCGACGCGGTCGGTGACGATGCCGACGAAGCGGTCGAGCCGGACGTCGAAGCGGAGCCCGTCGGCGGTGTGGAAGCTGACGCAGACGACACCGGGGCTCCAGCCGCCGTCGGCGCGGAAGCCGACGAAACCGATTCAGACGAAGCCGACGCCGACGACGAGGAATCCAACTCGACCGGCTTCGGCCGGAAGGCCAGGTCGCTCGTCAAGGGCAAGTTCGTCATCGAGGAAGAAGACCTCGAAGGGCCCTTGCACGAACTCGAGCTGGCGTTACTCTCGAGCGACGTCGAGATGGGCGTCGCCGAGGAGATCCTCGACAACATCCGCGAGGAACTGGTCGGCGAGACGCGCACGTTCACGACGTCGACCGGCGAAGTCGTCGAGGAGGCACTGCGAGATGCGATCTACGACGTGATCAGCGTCGGGCAGTTCGATTTCGACGAGCGCATCGCCGTCGAGGACAAGCCAGTCACCATCGTCTTCACCGGTGTCAACGGCGTCGGGAAGACCACCTCGATCGCCAAGCTCAGCCGTTACTTCGAGGAGCGAGGCTACTCGACCGTGATGGCCAACGGCGACACCTACCGCGCCGGGGCCAACGAACAGATCGAGGAACACGCAGCGAACCTCGAGACGAAGCTCATCACCCACGAGCAAGGTGGCGACCCCGCGGCCGTACTCTACGACGGCGTCGAGTACGCCCAGGCGAACGACGTCGACGTCGTGCTGGGCGACACCGCGGGCCGTCTGCACACCAACGAAGGCCTGATGGACCAGCTCGAGAAGATCGACCGCGTCGTCGACCCCGACATGACGCTGTTCGTCGACGAGGCCGTGGCGGGTCAGGACGCCGTCAACCGCGCCCGCGAGTTCAACGAGGCTGCTGAGATCGACGGTGCGATCCTGACGAAAGCCGACGCCGACTCGAACGGTGGGGCGGCCATCTCGATCGCCCACGTCACCGGGAAGCCGATCCTGTTCCTCGGCGTCGGACAGGGCTACGACGACATCGAGCGGTTCGACCCCGAGGAGATGGTCGACCGGTTGCTGGCCGAAGACTAGCCGGCAGCGTCGTTTTTCTCCCGCTGTTCTGTCGCTCGAGGTACGGACTCTCCGATAGAGTTACCGCGTTGGCCCGGGCCACGGGTTCACGTCGAGTGACGACGCGGCGACTCGAGCGCGGGGCCCGCGGCCACACTTGCCGGGAGCGGTGACGGCGCTGGCCGGGAGGATCGGAAGATCGGCGCGTTCGGCGCGCTACGTTCGATTCGGTGACTCGAGTCGAGACGGCAGCCACTGCGATCAGGCAACATTGTCCGGCTCGGGGGACCCCCGTCAGTGTTCGCCCCATTACGGAGAGGTATACTCACGGCGGCAGTGGCCCCGTATACGATGAGTTCTGCATGCAGGTGTGCGGTCCCGGTTCCTGACTGGCGCTCGAGCGGGTGGTACCGATGAATTCGACGGAACAGAAAAAACAGGAGAAACACCCGCTCGACGTGATCGACGACGTCTACGAGTACGCCGCCGAGGGGTGTACGTTCGAGGAGATCGAGGAGCGAGCGGGCGACGGCGAGTGGGAGCGCCTGAAGTGGGCCGGCATGTACGCCCAGAAGCAGGAGGGGTTCTTCATGATCCGGACGAAGGTGCCGGGTGGCTACCTGACGCCCGAGCAGGCCGAGGTCATCGGGGAGTGTGCCCAGGACTATGCCGTCGCGCCGGAGGAGTACGGCGGCGAGACCCAAAACGAGCTGTGGGGTGACGCCTACGTCGACATCACGACCCGACAGGACATCCAGAAACACTGGATCCGCGTCGAGGACATCCCAGAGATGTGGGACCGCTACGACGAGGTCGGACTGACGACCGTCCAGGGCTGTGGCGACTCCGCCCGGAACGTACTCGGCTGTCCCGCAGCCGGGATCAGCGACCACGAGTGTTTCGACGCCCAGCCCGTCGTCGACGCCGTCTCCGACTACTTCACGGGCAACCGCGAGTACGCGAACCTCCCGCGGAAGTTCAAGCTGACGATCACCGGCTGTGCACACGACTGCGCCCAGTCTCAGATCAACGACATCGGGCTCGTGCCGGCGAAGAAGGAACTCGAGGGAGAGTTCTACTACGGCTTCCACGCCCGCGTCGGTGGCGGGCTCTCCGACGGCCCGCGAATGGCCTCCGAACTCGACGTCTTCATCCCGCCGGAAGACGCCGTCGAGTTCTGCCGCGCCGTCGCCCAGACGTTCAAAGAGCTGGGCGACCGCCACAACCGCGGTCTCTGCCGGATGCGCTATCTCGTCGAACAACTCGGCCCCGAAACGTTCGAGGAGGCCGTCCGGGACCGTCTGACGGTGGCCCTCCCCACGGCTGGCGAGAACCTGACCGTGGGCTATCAGGGTGACCACGTCGGCGTCCACGACCAGAAACAGGCCGGACTCAAATACGTCGGCTTCAACGTCATCGCCGGTCGCATGGGCGGCGACGAGTTCGCGGAAGCAGCCCGCGCCGCGACGAAGTACGGCACCGACGAGGCCTCCGTCCGGCTGGCGACCGACCAGAACTTCCTGGTTACCCACATCCCCGAAGAGAACGTCGACGACCTGCTCGCCGAACCGTTCGCCCAGGAGTACAGCCCCGACCCTGGCCCGTTCTCCCGCGGTGCGGTGGGCTGTACGGGCAACGAGTTCTGCACGTACGCCATCATCGAGACCAAACAGCGCACCAAACGCTGGGCGCGCGAACTCGACGAGCGCATCGACGTCCCCGACGAGATCGAGGCCATCCGGATGCACATGTCCGGCTGCTCGGCGTCCTGTGCCCAGCCTCAGATCGCCGACATCGGCTTCCGGGGCGAGACGGTCAAGCTGGACGACGAGGGCGAGCCGCCACGCGGCTCGGATGACGCGAGCGGGCAGCGCCCGCGAGCGCAGGACGGGAGTTCGATCGTCGAAGGGATGGACTTCGGCCTCGGCGGTGCACTCGGTGCCGACAACGAGTTCTTAGACTGGATCGAACGCGCCGTCCCCGCCGACGCCGTCATCCCAGCCATCGAACAGCTGTTCGAGTCCTACGCCGCCGAACGCGACGACGGCGAACGGTTCTACGAGTGGGCCCGCCGGACCGACAACGACCGCCTCCGGACGATCATGCAGCGTGCCGAGGCACCCGTCGCTCGAGGTGTTGCCCATGGGGATTGACAGCGAGGGCGAACGCAGTGAGCCCTCGGATCGGGCGAACGGCGAAGCCGTGAGCCGCGAGGCCGACCGACGGGAGGCCTCGAAAAATCGAGCGGGGAGTGCTGGGACCGAGCGGAGCGACCGCGCCTTCCCCGGCGTCCCCGACTCACAGACGGAGTCGTCCGACGACGAGCGCGTGCTCGTTTCCGGCGGCGCGGCCGACGAACCGACTCGAGACGGCGCGACCCACACCGCCACCGACACCGACAGTGGCTGTGGCCCCGAGACGTGCACCTGCGGCGAGAAGACCGCCGACGTCGCGTCTCCTGAGGTCGGCTCGAGCGCCTCGAGGAAGCCGAACGGATCGGTCGGCTCGAGGCCCGTCGCCACGGACGGCGCGGGCGTCGCGAACGTCGACGAGGACGGCCAGCTCGGCGACCTCGAGTTCACCGAGCCCGCCGAGGGTGTCAGTCAGGACCTCTACGAGGGCGATCCGACCCATCGCGTGGGCGTTCCCGAGGGCGTCGACCTCGATACCCCCGAGTACTCGATTCGCTCGGAGATGAACGACATCGAGACGCCCGACGAGAAGACCTGGTTCCACGAACTCGACGAGGCCGTCATTCAGGACGGGCGCTGTATCCAGTGTGGGACCTGTGTGGCGGCCTGTCCCTCCGACTCGATCGGCGTCGGTGAGGACGACCACCCCGAACTCGTCAAGATGTGCACCGGCTGTTCGCTCTGCTGGGACTTCTGTCCCCGCGGCGGCCTCCGGTACGAGCGCCAGTGGGTCGTCACTGGCGGCGAGGACAACGTCAAGGGTGCCGGCGACCCGATCACGGAGTTCTCCGCGCGCGTCGACGAGGAGTGGACCGACGAGGCCCAGGACGGCGGTGTGGTCACGCACATCCTGGCGACGCTGCTCGAGAAGGGAGAGATCGACGGCGCGCTCATCGCCACCGAGGACGACGACGAGCCCTGGAAGGCCGTCAGCTACCTCGCGACGAGCCGTGAGGACCTGATCGCCAATGCGGGGACGATCTACAACCAGACGCTGGCCGTCGGCAACCTCGACCTCGCCCAGTGGGAGCACAAGCTCCCCGACAAGGACTGGGAGGACCTGAGCCTCGCGTTCGTGGGCACCCCCTGTGAGATCGAAGGGCTGCGCGCCCTGCAGGACTTCGACTGGCACCACGACTCCCACGAAGAGGGAATCCGCGCCGTCGACTACATGATCTCGCTGATGTGCACGAAGAACTTCAACTACTACAGCCTCATCGGCGAGTTACTCGAAGAGCAACGCGGGGTCTCACCCGACCAGATCGGCAAGATGGACGTCCTCCACGGCAAGCTGATGGTCTACGACCACGACGACGAGATGATCGTCGAGGAGGACGTGACGAACTTCCACGACGCCGCGCTCAAGGGCTGTAACGAGTGTGCCGACTTCACCGGCTTCTGTTCAGACGTTACGGTGGGATCGGTCGGCTCTTCCGACGAGTACTCGAGCGTCATCATCCGAACCGAACAGGGGATGAAGGCGTGGGAACTCACCGAACCGAGTCTGGACTACCACGACCT is a genomic window of Natrarchaeobaculum aegyptiacum containing:
- a CDS encoding ASCH domain-containing protein; the encoded protein is MSELDSGTLLPNDRMEQQALEGEVTQIHRGQQYADEGDTFAIDGTAFEVVEVTDRTLGDLTDEDAQKEGMPDLEAYRGLLERAHDNFEWDDDSEVVLHRFERQ
- the pfdA gene encoding prefoldin subunit alpha, yielding MSQQQLQQLSQELQEIDQQIQALQTDVENVQDEKSNVDEAIDALDQLETESTVQVPIGGGAYLRATIQDIDEVIVDLGADYAAELEEDDAVSALESKKENLDERVSELNSEIAELQTEQEELEQQAQQLQQQAMQQQLQGLGGQGEGQGQQDDE
- the ftsY gene encoding signal recognition particle-docking protein FtsY; amino-acid sequence: MFDNLKKKLGSFRKDAEEAAAENVEEVDDDELDEVEAADAADEALEAGDGEAEALEGDAADTQAAAVDETGSDAVGDDADEAVEPDVEAEPVGGVEADADDTGAPAAVGAEADETDSDEADADDEESNSTGFGRKARSLVKGKFVIEEEDLEGPLHELELALLSSDVEMGVAEEILDNIREELVGETRTFTTSTGEVVEEALRDAIYDVISVGQFDFDERIAVEDKPVTIVFTGVNGVGKTTSIAKLSRYFEERGYSTVMANGDTYRAGANEQIEEHAANLETKLITHEQGGDPAAVLYDGVEYAQANDVDVVLGDTAGRLHTNEGLMDQLEKIDRVVDPDMTLFVDEAVAGQDAVNRAREFNEAAEIDGAILTKADADSNGGAAISIAHVTGKPILFLGVGQGYDDIERFDPEEMVDRLLAED
- a CDS encoding nitrite/sulfite reductase, with translation MNSTEQKKQEKHPLDVIDDVYEYAAEGCTFEEIEERAGDGEWERLKWAGMYAQKQEGFFMIRTKVPGGYLTPEQAEVIGECAQDYAVAPEEYGGETQNELWGDAYVDITTRQDIQKHWIRVEDIPEMWDRYDEVGLTTVQGCGDSARNVLGCPAAGISDHECFDAQPVVDAVSDYFTGNREYANLPRKFKLTITGCAHDCAQSQINDIGLVPAKKELEGEFYYGFHARVGGGLSDGPRMASELDVFIPPEDAVEFCRAVAQTFKELGDRHNRGLCRMRYLVEQLGPETFEEAVRDRLTVALPTAGENLTVGYQGDHVGVHDQKQAGLKYVGFNVIAGRMGGDEFAEAARAATKYGTDEASVRLATDQNFLVTHIPEENVDDLLAEPFAQEYSPDPGPFSRGAVGCTGNEFCTYAIIETKQRTKRWARELDERIDVPDEIEAIRMHMSGCSASCAQPQIADIGFRGETVKLDDEGEPPRGSDDASGQRPRAQDGSSIVEGMDFGLGGALGADNEFLDWIERAVPADAVIPAIEQLFESYAAERDDGERFYEWARRTDNDRLRTIMQRAEAPVARGVAHGD
- a CDS encoding Coenzyme F420 hydrogenase/dehydrogenase, beta subunit C-terminal domain, translating into MGIDSEGERSEPSDRANGEAVSREADRREASKNRAGSAGTERSDRAFPGVPDSQTESSDDERVLVSGGAADEPTRDGATHTATDTDSGCGPETCTCGEKTADVASPEVGSSASRKPNGSVGSRPVATDGAGVANVDEDGQLGDLEFTEPAEGVSQDLYEGDPTHRVGVPEGVDLDTPEYSIRSEMNDIETPDEKTWFHELDEAVIQDGRCIQCGTCVAACPSDSIGVGEDDHPELVKMCTGCSLCWDFCPRGGLRYERQWVVTGGEDNVKGAGDPITEFSARVDEEWTDEAQDGGVVTHILATLLEKGEIDGALIATEDDDEPWKAVSYLATSREDLIANAGTIYNQTLAVGNLDLAQWEHKLPDKDWEDLSLAFVGTPCEIEGLRALQDFDWHHDSHEEGIRAVDYMISLMCTKNFNYYSLIGELLEEQRGVSPDQIGKMDVLHGKLMVYDHDDEMIVEEDVTNFHDAALKGCNECADFTGFCSDVTVGSVGSSDEYSSVIIRTEQGMKAWELTEPSLDYHDLEDRSAVGKLQGWDKKQAFESLERPFDPDAPRFIDYTDHAENYGVRTNPHDGV